TCTACTATTTCACCACTTGCGTTGACGCTGTCGTGCCGGCTCACACAGCAAAATCGCCTTCAAAAACCACATATATATTTTTACCAAACCTTGACGGCAATCCTAACTTCAATCACCATGCGCTATTCAGGTCGCTTCGCTGCCCTCGCTGGCACTGTGCTTTTTTCGGCAGGCATCGCTCATGCGGGTTACCTACTTGACACTACTTACGATAGTACCAACTTTTTCAACAGCTTCGACTTCTTTACACTGCCAGATCCTACAGGGGGTTTCGTTCAATATGTTGATGGACAGACTGCCAACCAGGAAGGCCTTGCCGTTTACGCCAAAGGGGGGATATATATGGGCGTCGactccaagaccaagaaccCTCCCAATGGTCGCAAGTCAGTTCGTGTGTCCTCCAAAAAGTCATTCACTCGTGGTCTGTTCATTGCCGACATAGCCCACATGCCTGGTAGCATTTGTGGCACATGGCCAGCTTTCTGGCTGCTCGGTCCCGGCTGGCCATCTTCTGGCGAGATTGACATACTTGAGGGTGTCAATGCCCAAACCAAGAATTCCATTACTCTTCACACAGCGAACGGCTGCACTATGTCTAACCAGGGCGCTCTCCCCTCTACCCAGTTTTCCTCTGCGGACTGTGGTGCCCTTGGTGCTTCAAAAGGCTGCCAACAGGCGACCGTCGATGCTTCAAATTATGGCGACGGCTTCAACGCCATTGGAGGTGGTGTTTATGCTACTGAATGGACTTCGGATCACATTGCAGTCTGGTTCTTCCCTCGGTCAAACATTCCCCAGGACATTACTTCCCAGAACCCCAACCCCGCCAGCTGGGGAGCGCCGACTGCTCGATTCGTGGGAGGAAATACTTGCAACATCAACAATTTCTTCAAGGACCACCAGATTATCTTTGACACCACCTTTTGTGGTCAATGGGCTGGAGACGTCTGGAAAAATGATGCTAAGTGTAGTACTCTGGCCCCTACTTGCCAGGAGTATGTTTCTGGCAACCCTGAGCAGTTTGCGAATGCCTTTTGGGTCGTCAACTCCGTTAAAGTCTACCAACAAGGAGGCAGTCCAGGTCCAGTCCAGCACTTTGCGGCTGTAAATCCATCTTCAGGCTCAGTTGGGCCTCAAGATCAAAACCATCCTCAACCGCAAACCCAGGTCCAGCCTCAGTCGACTCAGCCAGCTACTCAACCTCAGCCCACGAATGGGCAAGTATGGAATGGTCAGCCACAACCCAATTCTGATACCAACTCTCAACCGCCTCCACCAAAACAGGACAACTCATGGAATGGCCAAGTTTGGAACGGTGGTGGCTGGAATTCCAAGAGACGAAATAGGGCCGTTGAGAAACGGTTTTCTGCTTaggcagaagcagaagttGTGCTACTGCAAAGAGGGAAATCAAGCATGCAAGCAAGAGCGGTTCAAACAAAGATACCCAGGGCGGGTTCCCATTGAAAAGACAGGACATGCTAGGCATGATGATACTGCTTGCATTATGATGACGGACGCATCGATtgacgtttttttttttctggatttcttcttcttctacttGATATTGCATTCGTGTTCGATATATTTCACCATTTAGGCAAGAGCCGCCGGAATGCATTTTTTCACTGTATATACAAACTTTAACTACGAGTTGCAACTGTATGAAACAAAGATTCGACTATGAAGCCTTTGACGGTTTGACCCTCCTGCCCCAGTGCATGTGTGAACAAGGGCTATCTATGTTGGCTCTTGCGTGAAGAACAGCATGAACACCTTGCAttgtcttcttcaccttTGTTAGACCAGTGACAACAGCCAGGGTCCTCCTCTCCGCCTTCACTCTGCGACGAAGAGCAGGTGCCTGGCATGGTCTGAGCGGCAGGGGTGTTCTCTATCGTGTATAATGTCAAGTATAATGATTGGTGAGAACACGGCTTACGTATGTACTtgtactacggagtactagtatcTAAAATGCTGTCTGGTCGGATGCGTTGAAAGAAACAATTGAAATGGCCGCACCTAGACAGACTCGACTTGGTCATGCCCCCTGAGCCTGTCTAGGCGCGGCCTCATAGAGTTTTCATGGTTCCATTTGATTCCGAAAATTATCCCCACATGACTCGAAGCTCGAGGCAGCGAGCTCTGGTGAGTTCGACATGACGCtgaagcagcagagccaGGTCTAGAAGCGGCCAGCTGAGCTAGGCCCAGCCACAGGCAGATTATCAAGAAATTGCGCGTCGCATCGTGCACGCCTACCAATGGCGCTCATTTGGAGAGCGTATTTGGGTCGTCGGGCCGTCGGGCCACGACTCAGCCTCCAGCTTCCAGCCAGCTTCTGATTGCTTGACTCTCAACTCCATCAATCGCGCACCCAATTGAGCCACAAACACCTCAATGACACGGGAGGAATATACATGACGACATACgtcttctctctttctctaagaaaaaaatagtCCAGTTCAACAGTGCCCACCATGTCTGCAATCGGCCTCGACTTCACCAAGAACCTCTCCTACTTCACCGTGAGCCCACGACCCTCGCCTATGCCTCGTGTTCAACCAACTCATCATCAACCCCTGACCTAGATCcccgccgtcttcatcgcAACCTGCCTCGGCCCTCACACCTTGGCCGTCGCCTGCTCCGGCAAGACGTACGACAACGCAAACCCGCGAGCGTTGCGCGACGCCGTCTGCAAGAACGAAGCCATCGACAAGCCCGTAAGCCTTGCAAGCCACCTGTACTTTTCCTGCCCACGtccaaaaaaataaattaacagtttctctcttcctccagcgccagcagATGATCCTCCGCGCAAAGGGCGCCTCCGAGAACGGCTTCGAATCGCTGGGCCTCTTCGCGGGCGGTGTCATCGCCGCCAACCAGGCCGGGCTTCACCCGTGCGTCCTCAACACCCTGAGCATCGGCTATCTCGCCGCCCGGCTCGCCTATGTGTTTTGCTACGTCAAGCTCGGCGCGAACAGGAAGCTGGCCGGGCTGCGCAGCCTGGCGTGGATGGTCAGCGTGACGCTGTGCCTGACCATGTGGGTGAAGGCTGGGATCAAGGCGATGCAGTGATAATTCTTGGGCGCGACAATTAGTGCATCCAGGCCACGCCTGTGCCTCTATACGGCGTcgtcttgttgttgttgttgttgtcgtcgtcgttgcttCTGACTTGACGACTGCTGCTCTTGCCGTTTTTCCCCCCTCATGACCATGTTCAACTAAT
The DNA window shown above is from Metarhizium brunneum chromosome 1, complete sequence and carries:
- the ENG1 gene encoding Endo-1,3(4)-beta-glucanase, producing MRYSGRFAALAGTVLFSAGIAHAGYLLDTTYDSTNFFNSFDFFTLPDPTGGFVQYVDGQTANQEGLAVYAKGGIYMGVDSKTKNPPNGRKSVRVSSKKSFTRGLFIADIAHMPGSICGTWPAFWLLGPGWPSSGEIDILEGVNAQTKNSITLHTANGCTMSNQGALPSTQFSSADCGALGASKGCQQATVDASNYGDGFNAIGGGVYATEWTSDHIAVWFFPRSNIPQDITSQNPNPASWGAPTARFVGGNTCNINNFFKDHQIIFDTTFCGQWAGDVWKNDAKCSTLAPTCQEYVSGNPEQFANAFWVVNSVKVYQQGGSPGPVQHFAAVNPSSGSVGPQDQNHPQPQTQVQPQSTQPATQPQPTNGQVWNGQPQPNSDTNSQPPPPKQDNSWNGQVWNGGGWNSKRRNRAVEKRFSA